Sequence from the Thalassoglobus sp. JC818 genome:
CCCGACTTGGGACCGAGAGCCAGGAGTTCGATCGGAGCCTCAGTTTCTGTACGGTGCATTTCGACTATGGAGAGCAGCTGGGCGACTTGAATTCCTAGCGGTCTTTGTCCGACCGAAGAAACGAGCAAGCCGTAGAGGAAATCTCTCTGAGAGATGGTCGATTCGCCGTGGCTGAACAGGTCGACTGCAAGCACACGTCGGCCAGCTTCAAGCTGTTGAGCGACTTCCTCAGATGCCTGAGCCCGTCCTTCATCGGCGATGACGATGATCAACGCTTCGGGTTCTTTGTGGGGAGTGAACTCCGTAGCTGGCAGGGTCCAATGGTGATCGACTCGAATTCGTTGTCCGCTCGATGAGATCGATGCTGTTGGAAGCGGAGACGATTGCACCAGCTTTGCATCGACTGCTTCCAGCTTGAGAAGCTCTCGCAGCTTCGATCTGAGTTCATCTGACGATAACTCTGCACGGCCTGCTTCACGAGGCAGCTGTGACTGAAGTTTCATTGCGATCGAATGGAAATCGTCAGTCTGTTCAGGCAGCGGAACAAAGAGTTCATCGCTTGTCTTCAACTCGTCTTCAGACTCAATTTCTTGAGCGCTCTCAGGGCGATCGTCGTTGAGGAAGTGAGTGTTCAACATCGAATAAAGTTGTTCTCGATTCTCACGTTCGAAATTGTGTGTGCCCGGGTCGTGGTTCACGTGAGTGCGGAGATTCTGTTTTTGTCCGTACAACTCATAAACTGGGAGGGCTGCTTCCTTGAGAGGTTCAAGAGCATGATCAGCTTTGAAGCAACATTGATCGAGCGCATTGAACGTGAGCAGTGTTGGACGGGGTGCTCGCATGGCTGTCAGATGGGTGTAGTCCGCAATCATGGCCAGATCGACCGGTGTTTGTTCTGAGTCTCCAAGATCGGAAACGTGAACAGCTCGCGTTCGATAACTCGAATAGCCAGCGACGGGATTACTGAGTGTGATGCGGGGGTCCAGAGCACTGAAGAAGATCGTTTGCCATCCTCCTCCTGAAAGACCGGTGACAGCGACTCGGTCTGGGTCAGCGTGAGGATGCTCCAAGAGCAAGTCGATCGCACGAGAGAGTGCGAGATAGTGAATGGCAAGGCCGCTTGTGCCACAGAGATCGATCTGGTTGCTTCGATAATGACTGAAGCCATCGGACTTCAGTTGGCCCATCCCGATCCACTCGACATTCAAAGCGAGCATTCCCCGCTTCGCCTGATTGATGCACCGAATTTGTTTGTAGTCGGCTGCCTTGCCTTTGGAATCATGCCCGTTCACATTAAGAACGACGGGAGCTTTGTCACTCAAATCGTCCGGTTCGTAGAGCAGGGCCGGAATCCAAACGTTGGGAATTGCTTCGTAGCGGAGCTTCCGAATTGAGTAGCCCGGTCCACCCGGGATTCGCTCCAGCCATTCGACTTGGGTTTCTGCATCTCGCCACGACTTCGCTTCACCACGGAAGACAACGTTCTCCAAAACTTGTTGTCTTGTGGTTTCGTTTTGTTGATTCCATTCCTCAAGAGAATCGCCAGGAGAGAATCTTCTCACGAGCGACTCGGTAAAGATGCGAACTTCTTTCAATGGGAGTTCGACATCAATCTCTCGATGTTGCAACGATGCGGAGACTTCATCGCGGTCGACTCCCCAGACCGGAGTAATCAGCACTGAGAAAGCCATGAGTAGCTGTACTTGAAACGATCGGCAGGACATCGAGGAGCTCCAAAACACGATTGCCTCTTCTGACGGGAGTGTTTGTTCGTTGTCGAATCGATTGAACATCATGACAACAGGTCACCACGTTACCAAAGAGTCCCGTTAGATGACGACCGATGACGAGTTCTCTTCGCGCTCAGGTCTTTAGACAGCCACGAAGTCAGTCCCTATTCTACATGGTCACTTTTACGATGAGACACCATGAAGACTTCACCATTGCCGCACATCAGAGAGAGATGTCACTCCTCTGAGAGACAGCAGGAGAAACGAATGCTTCGATTGACAGCAGTGATTCTATTCGCGATAGCAGTAACTCCTCTTCAACTTCAAAGCGTTGATGCAGCAGAGCAACGGGCAACCGTTTTCGAAGCGGGGACGGAGGGTTACAAGATCTACAGAATTCCTGCGATCGAGCGGGCTGCCAATGGCGACTTGCTCGCTTTTTGTGAAGCTCGGGCTGGTGGGGATGCCAGCGAGATTGATCTGGTGATGAAACGATCTTCCGACGGAGGTGCGACCTGGGGGAAACTGCAAGTCGTTCAAGCACGCGAACAATTCGAGTCGCTGTATCCTGACGTCCCGGTCACAGTGGGGAATCCCGCACCTGTGGTTGACCTGCTGGACCCCGAACACCCCGGGCGAGTCTGGTTGCCATTCACAGTCGAAAACGATCGTGTATTCGTCACTCACAGCGACGATCACGGTAAGACCTGGTCTGATCCGCGCGACATTACAGAGAGTGCGAAGCTGTCGACATGGGGCTGGTACGCGACAGGGCCGGTTCACTCGATTCAACTAAAGTGGGGAGCTCACAAGGGGCGTCTTGTGATTCCGTGTGACCATCGACTTGGAGATGATGGAGAAGATCGAGGCCCCAACGGAATTCATGTTGTCTACAGTGATGACCATGGAAAGACTTGGAAGCTGGGAGCGATCGACGACACCTATGAAGACGGATTGAATTCGAACGAAACAGCGGCGGTGGAACTCTCGAATGGTCGGGTCTACTTCAATACTCGTGATCAAAACGGAGATGCACCCGGCACTCGCGGCGACGGTTACAGCGACGACGGTGGAGAGACATTCCTGCGAGCTCAATCACCGAAGTATTTGTACATTTTGCCTTCACCTCCGATTCTCGATCCTCCCGTCGTGCAGTGTTCACTCCTCCGGGCTGCTTCCATTCGTGATGAAGATCCTCAGAACGTGATTCTCTTCGCTGGCCCCGATGAAGATGGTCCATCAGGCAAGGGGAGAAGTGATCTGAGAATTCGCTACACGACTG
This genomic interval carries:
- a CDS encoding acetylxylan esterase — translated: MSCRSFQVQLLMAFSVLITPVWGVDRDEVSASLQHREIDVELPLKEVRIFTESLVRRFSPGDSLEEWNQQNETTRQQVLENVVFRGEAKSWRDAETQVEWLERIPGGPGYSIRKLRYEAIPNVWIPALLYEPDDLSDKAPVVLNVNGHDSKGKAADYKQIRCINQAKRGMLALNVEWIGMGQLKSDGFSHYRSNQIDLCGTSGLAIHYLALSRAIDLLLEHPHADPDRVAVTGLSGGGWQTIFFSALDPRITLSNPVAGYSSYRTRAVHVSDLGDSEQTPVDLAMIADYTHLTAMRAPRPTLLTFNALDQCCFKADHALEPLKEAALPVYELYGQKQNLRTHVNHDPGTHNFERENREQLYSMLNTHFLNDDRPESAQEIESEDELKTSDELFVPLPEQTDDFHSIAMKLQSQLPREAGRAELSSDELRSKLRELLKLEAVDAKLVQSSPLPTASISSSGQRIRVDHHWTLPATEFTPHKEPEALIIVIADEGRAQASEEVAQQLEAGRRVLAVDLFSHGESTISQRDFLYGLLVSSVGQRPLGIQVAQLLSIVEMHRTETEAPIELLALGPKSGLTVLLAAALHPEYFDRVKIVDGFSSLKDIITRDLQIPDGPELFCFGLLETFDIPLFRDMAAPVKIIERKASAE
- a CDS encoding sialidase family protein, producing MLRLTAVILFAIAVTPLQLQSVDAAEQRATVFEAGTEGYKIYRIPAIERAANGDLLAFCEARAGGDASEIDLVMKRSSDGGATWGKLQVVQAREQFESLYPDVPVTVGNPAPVVDLLDPEHPGRVWLPFTVENDRVFVTHSDDHGKTWSDPRDITESAKLSTWGWYATGPVHSIQLKWGAHKGRLVIPCDHRLGDDGEDRGPNGIHVVYSDDHGKTWKLGAIDDTYEDGLNSNETAAVELSNGRVYFNTRDQNGDAPGTRGDGYSDDGGETFLRAQSPKYLYILPSPPILDPPVVQCSLLRAASIRDEDPQNVILFAGPDEDGPSGKGRSDLRIRYTTDETVSWNDGPLLHEGPAAYSDMVLIAADKDDVGVIFECGDSGKSAYQRIDFVRLPLTDVVDD